The Dioscorea cayenensis subsp. rotundata cultivar TDr96_F1 chromosome 18, TDr96_F1_v2_PseudoChromosome.rev07_lg8_w22 25.fasta, whole genome shotgun sequence genome includes the window AATGAGTAAGTGAACTATCTCAACAACTTCAGTCAAAGACCCATCAATGATCCATTCTCCAATACCTACAACCCTGATTAGCgaaatcatcccaacttttcttACAACAGTAATGAGCCCCATTTTGATCAAAACCTCAACTCTACTGTTTCTAGATAGCCACCTAGATTTTAGCAGAGGATTTCCAATACACTACCAGTGTAGAAATCGAATTTAGAGGCCTTGTTAGAGAATTTTGTTGTAGGACaagctaaaaaaaatgaagaatttagGCAACAAACTCAAGTCATGAATGAAGCAATTCGGCAGCTCACTTCCAAGGTCGACTCCTTGTGACACACAACAAAATGctagaaaacaaaatttctcAACAGGCAAGTTCTTCATTTAGACCCCAAGGAATGTTTCCaggaaaaccaaaaattaatcCAAATGAACATTGCAAGGCCACAACCTTAAGAAGTGGCAAGCAATTCGAGGATCCTAAGCCAAGATAAGTTGAGAATGAAATTGTTGAAGTGAATTCAATTGAAAAGAATGGAACACCACAACAAATGGGTGAGCAAAGTAGTGGAAGTGCTGAAAGGTTGATGAAGCACCAAGATACACACCTCTAAAGCCTTACACAACACTTGTGCCTTTTCCACAAAGATTAGCGAAGGCTAAGCTAGACAAACAATTTGAGAGGTTTTTGGAGGTTCTCAAGAAGCTATACATCAATATTCCATTTATACTAGCATTGCAACAAATGCCATCATacacaaaattcttgaaagatatTCTATCCAACAAAAGGAGATTGGAAGAATATGAAATGGTGACATTAATAGAAGAGTGCAATGCCttaattcaaaagaaattgCCTTCAAAACTAGAGGATCCAAGCAGCTTCTCGATCCCATGCGAAATTGGCACCACGAGCTTCGAAAGAGCTTTATGTGATCTTGGTGAAAGTGTTATCTTAATGCCTTTATCGGTGTGCAAGAAACTAGACATGGGTGAGTTGAAGCCGACAAAAGTTTTCTTGCAATTAGCGGACAGATCTATCAAACACCCAATAGGTATTCTTGAAGATATCCTAATCAAAGTTGGTAAGTTCTTTATACCCACTGATTTTGTAGTCCTAGAAATGGAAGAAGATATGCAAATTCCGATCATCCTTGGGAGACCTTTCTTGGCTACTACAGGGTCActtattgatataaaaaatggCAAACTTTATTTAACTGTTAGGGAAGAAAAAGTAGAATTTGATTtggctaatttttttaagtgttcttttgttgagagttcttgttgtacGGTTGATTTACTTGAACAAGCTATCAAAAGGAAGTTACCGAAACACTTCTCCAAAGATCCACTCCAGCTGTGTTTGGCACAAGATAACCTAgaggatgatgaagatggtgagaTTAGAGATTATGTGCAGCTACTATAGCCCAAGGAATTTCTGCAGCACCAGCAGAACAAAATTGAAATTCTGGAGTCAATTTCTATAGTACACAACCTAGAAGAATGCAAAACTCCAAAGGTAGAATTAATACCTCTCCCATCTACTCTAAGTTATGAGTTCCTTGGACCCAATTCCACATATCCTTTGATTATTAATGCCAATCTAAGAAAGACAGAATCTAAAAAAACTTCTAAATGAGCTTAAATTGAACCAAAAGGCCATAGGATACACCATTGATGATTTGAAAAGGATACATGCTTCAGTTTGTATGTACAGAATTCTATTTGAATCTGATTACAAATCCTCCATTAAGCAccaaagaagattgaaccccAATATGCAAGAAGTCGTTAGGAAAGAAGTACTCAACTTGCTCAATGCCGGTGTGATTTACCCAATTTCCAATAATGAATGGGTCAGCCCTGTGCAAGTAGTCCCGAAAAAAGGAGGCATGACCattgtgaagaatgaaaaaaatgaattaatcccAACTAGAAAAGTCAAAGATTGGAGGATGTGCATTGATTATAGGAAATTGAACAAAGCAACAAGGAAAGATCACTACCCACTCCCTTTATAGACCAAATGCTTGAAAGGTTGGCTAAACAATCTCATTTATGTTACTTAGATGGATTTTCTGGTTTCTACCAAATTCCCATCCATCCTAGTGACCAACACAAGACCATATTCACTTGTCCCTATGGCACTTTTGCCTATTAGAGGATGCCTTCGGTCTTTGTAATGCCCCCACCACCTTTCAACGTTGCATGACTGccatttttttagattttattgaaaaatcatGGAGATTTTTATAGATGATTTTTTGGTGTATGGCACAACCTTTGATGAATACTTATCTAACTTGTCTAAGTTGCTATACAGGTGTCAAGAAATGAATCTCattcttaattgggagaagtgtcatttaATGATATAGGACAGCATTGTGCTAGGACATGTGGTGTCCGAGTGTGGGATCGAAGTTGACAAAGAAAAGGTGGAGATCATAGAGAAAATGCAACCACCTACCTCAGTTAAAGCAATCCATAGCTTCCTAGGACATACGGGATTCTATCGACAATTTATaaaggatttctcaaaaattgCAAAACCTTTGACTAATTTGTTGGTTAATGATGTcccttttgattttaattatgacTGTTTGGATGCACTCTACTAGTTGAAAAAGGCATTAATCACTGCACCAATAATTCAGGCACCTGATTTGGAGTTGCCATTCAAAGTCCTATGCGATGCATGTAACTACGCGGTAGGGGTTGTGTTAGGACAGTAGAAGGAAAAGAGATTGAATGCAATCTATTATGCAAGCAAGGAGTTAGACGAAGCCCAAGTCAATTATgccacaaaagaaaaagaactccTAGCGGTTGTTTTCgcctttgataaattcagatcCTACCTTGTTGGTTCCAAAGTAATAGTGTACACTGACAATGCTGCACTCAGATATCTTTTGAGCAAAAAGGATGTGAAACTAATTTTAATCATATGGATTCTCCTTCTTCAAGTGTTCAACCTTGAGATTCATGATAAAAAAAGCTTTAAAAAATGTAGTAGCCAACCAATTCTCAAGATTGCATCAAGATATGGATAAGAATGGAGAAACAAGCTGGCCATCAATGATGCATTCCCCGATGAATAGCTATTAAAAACTTCTGCAATTGAAGCTCCATGGTATGCAGATTTTGTGAACTATCTGGCTTGTGGAATTTTGCTACCAGATCTAAAATTtcagcataaaaaaaatatttttttacagatTTGAAACATTATTTTTGGGATAAACCATTCCTCTACAAGTGATGTCCTGATGGAATACATCGAAGATGCATCGCTGAAGATGAGGCAGAAAATATCCTATTTCATTGTCATTCTTCAGTTTATGGTGGTAACTCTTGTTCTTCAAAAACTGCAGCCAAGATACTTCAACCTGTGTTTTATTGGCCAACACTTTTCAAAGATGTGAGAAGATATGTGCTTGCTTGCAATCACTATCAAAGAACTTGGAACATCTCAAGGAGACATGAAATGcctcttaattatatttttgaagtgGAAATCTTTGATATTTGGGGAATTGATTACATGGGGCCATTTCCATCTTCATGCTACAACAGGTACATTCTTGTGGCTGTGGACTACGTCTCCAAATGGGTTGAAGCTCTTCCATCCCCAACAAATGATGCTCGGATAGTAATGAAACTCTTTAAATGGGTTATTTTTCCAAGGTTCAGAGTTCCTAGGGATGTTATAAGTAACGGGGATCACACTTCATTAAACGACAATTTGAGAACCTACTTAGGAAATATGGTGTGACACACAAGATCACTACACTATACCATCCTCAAACAAGTGAGCAAACTGATCGGGTGATAAAAGTATACTTGAGAAAATTGTTTTGATAACAAGAAAAGATTGGGCATTGAAACTTGATGACGCCTTATGGGTGTATTGAACAGCCTACAAGACCCCCATTAACATCACCCTATTTTGCTTAGTTTATAGCAAAGCTTGCCATTTTCCGGTTGAGTTGGAGAATAAGGCGCTTTGGGTGATTAAGGCTCTTaattttgatatgaaaataCTCGAAGAAAATAGAAAGCTTCAACTACAAGAACTAGATGAACTGAGATTGGATGCTTCTGAAAGCGCAAAAACCTACATGGAAAGAACAAAATTGTGGCATGACAAACAGATTTTTTGTAGAAAATTTCAAGATGGGGATTTGGTCCTACTTTTCAATTCCATATTAAAGCTTTTTCCTAGGAAATTAAGGTTAAGGTGGTCAGGGCATTTTAGAGTGTCCAAGGTTTTCCCATACTGCACTATTGAAGTTCAGAGCAAAGCAACCAGCACCTTTAAAATCAATGGACAAAGACTGAAGCATTACATTGTTGGAGAGCTCATTGAAGAAGGGAGAACCTATACTCTCCCAAACCCTCCATCActgaatccataaataaaaggGGGTTGTGCTCATAACCTTAAATGAGTTCTTGCTTCGAAGGCATTCCAAGccttaccttttttttatttttaatcgtCTATCTTATCTCTCTGTTTGTGCATATAAATTTTCAGTTATGTTAGTTGATTCAACTATAAATGTTTTGTGCAGGTTCAAAATTGTCCCAGGACTTTCCTTGGCTTACTTGATACTCCAATGTACAGGCTAGATTGCAAATAGCTAGTGCAGACCTATCAGGATTGACTGCCAAGAAACACAACCAGGGTATGTCAGGGAACACGGGTGTGGATTGTGTATTAATAAGGAGAAAtcagaaatatttttttccctccaattCTTTCCAACTTTTTCCTAATCCCAAGGACTACTTTTCTTTCCCCATCCACCTCCATTACTTTTTTCCTTACCCCAAGACTGACTCAGGCCATTCCTTTACTTTTCTCTATCACATCAACCATCAAATCCTTTTCTTCCCAAAACCAAGATAGCCTTCTTCCACTCTCATCTCCCCTTCTGGAAATCTCTCACCATAACCAGAACACTTGACACCACAACCAGCTCCTCCTCACCATCACACATTGAACCCCTCTTGTTGCCCCTTCAACATGTCGACCAAGCGAACAAGGCGCGCCTCCATTACCTCAAGCTCCCGAGACCAACCTCCAAAGCCTTCTCTGGTGAGCCACGCCTCATTTGCTGATTTGCTTGATTCACAAGGTGTCATCTTCAGAGATGCCTTTCAATGCAATAGGTACCAGGTTCTTTCAAAAAGAAGGATTATTCCAACTAGGTATATGGATGATGGTCTCATGTGCACCTTAGGCATTATAGATGATGTTTATTGGATGGTAGGCAACCTAGGTTGGACGGAATTTGTCAACATGTGATTTCCCACCTATGAACGCTTGACTTTAGAATTTTTAAGTTCAGTTGATGTCCATGTTCTCTATGGTCCGTGAAGTGAAGAAGGTGAGATCACATTCCAGTTCTTAACTAAGACTACAAACTCAATCTTGCTCAATTTAATCAAATCTTTGGTCTCCCAACTGGCGGAGACCGAAGAACCCCTAAAGAGTTTGTTACCACAGATttttggcacacactcaccCAAGAACCCAAGTATGAACCCACCACTACTAGAGCCACTAGTCTTAGGAACCCTTGTTTTAGGAACATTCATTGGATTATGGCTCTTACACTGTTTTTATGGGTCATGTAGCATGATACTCATGTTTTTATGGGCCATGTACCATGATACTCCATTAGACATCGGTGCACACCTAGCTCACCATTTTGCCAAAGTTGGCAAAGCCTGCCTCATCCGGTAATATTGTCCTTGGTGGCCTCATAACTCCAATTGCTCGTGCTTTTCACTATGATTTGTCTCCATTTCAGAGAATTTCAGGTACATAAGGTTGAAATTGGAGGCTTGAATTGCCATGAAGATGATTGCAAAGGAGGCCAAAATTTACTACCTAATACTCAAAAGGGGCACGTCATCTTATCCTCTCCCCGACCCCGAGCGAACCATAGTCAAATGTCGTGAAAATTGGGGATTTCCAGGCAGAAACCTACATTCATCGTGCAACACTGAACATCCTCCTGCTGAACATAGTACACAGTAACCTTAATAAGAACCACAGCCAGCAGACAACCTCGCATGCATTGTAGCAGCCCTCACTATAATTTCTGCTGAACAACAAGACCAACGGCACATCCTTGACCAACTTCAACATCGAGTTAATACCGTGTATGAGTGGCACATCATGCAAGGCCATTTCTCACTACCTCCTTCATTCGGTCAGTTCCACCCCATTTGCctattttctattaaatttctaacattgaggAAAATACAGAAATTAGGCTTAGGGGAGTTTAGCAGTAGCCTTGCTTCCTTGCATACATCCTTGCATTCACCTAGCATTTGCATACCATTATATATTTTGCACTATAATTTACCATCCCATCACTGTACATGTCATGGCATTCACATAAACATTTCCACTCATCCATCATGTTCTTTCAGAATTCCTATGATAAATTGTTTAGCATGACACATAGAAGACATGGAATAGTTGCTCTTGCTTAATGGTGATTGGGATGCACACATAGTACTTACATAAGCTTAAATTTGCTAATCCTATTGCTTGTGATCTTGTGAACTTTAACTTAGTATGTATTTTTGCAATGAATTCTTCTTAAGATTTCGTGGCCCCATAACATTTTCTTTGCCCTAGTTAAAATCTCGAATAAGAGGGAAATGACATacgtaaaataaaaaaatagaggtcTATggcagtattcctctgcttacAATGGCGAattgctattgaagcatgaatgtgttTATGTAGAGTTTTaataatcgagtagttgggtgacTCTGGTACCTAAACATCATGTGCATCCTCTAAAAGATTAGTACAGTCTACATTAGCTAAATAAAgtgaaaaaagtgaaaaaaaaaaaatgaagtgttGTTGAATGAAATCCTATCGATCTCTCAAATAAACAACAAGGCTATTGATATGTATAAGGGGTCTCAAGAGGCCTTTAAGGTTCATTGCATCTTTATATCCTATTTTAAAACCCAAGACCATTTGCATGTGGgatgaataaattttattttgtgatgCTTGTTTGCATTCCATCCTATGTCAAGGCCAATTGCTTCATGTCCTTTATGAACTGGCTTTATAGTTATGCTTGTGTCTTATGctaaataatattatcatttgatTTTTGTGTGTTTCCCCTTGGCATGATGTTTGATCGTAGcattgcttgagggcaagcaaggATTTAGGCTTGGGGGAGTTTGTTGTATATAAAAACTGCATAATTATTATCATACATTTAGTTGTTGATTCTTCATTAAGCATGCATTGACCTAGCATTTGTAAATGAATTCTTCTTCCTTTATGTACAAACTATTTCTTTTAGTTACTTTGGATGTAGGAAGCTGGAGCTGGCCCAAAACTTTGATAAACTGAGAGTGTTTCCAAAGGCAAGGAGAAAATTGACAAGACTTGATAGGTGGGCTAGCTTTTCCAAAATACACAACCTTTCAAGTGAATCAGCACATCTGTGGTCTGTAAAAGTGCCTGGGACCAAGCTCCTAAAATTGGGTATAAAAGCATCAAGAAAGGGTTTTTCTAGGAGGAGAAAGGCAGGGCATAAGGGGTGATGGCTGGAGAAGGACCAAAGTAGTTTCTAAAGGCTCAAAAAGGAGGAAAAAGGAGGAGGACAAGGCTGGGAAATTTGAAGATTGAGGTTTTGGGGGAAACATAAGGGGATTCTCATGACTTGTTGTGCTGTGTTCTTGCATAGCTTTTAtctttcctccttttttttgtaattaagaTATGAAAGTGTAGAACTTCTCTCTATGTTTGAGATTAGCCCAAAGTTTTGATGATTAATgtggttgtttcttttgtaaggatcttttataattaatggcAGATTACTTTGAGTTggattttaatttgtgtttgcATAGCCTGGAGTGTGAAAGCATAAAAGGTTGTTCTATGTCTTGAAAATTCTTAAGTCAACCCTAAAATTATTGAAGAGTATTTCTTGAGGGTTTAATGTTTAATCATGGAGCTTAAGATGGTTTTGAAAGAGTTCATCTACTATGAAAGTAAAGGTTGgcttaataaaaattaacttgtTATCTCTTAAAAAAGAGTGACAAGTAATTAAGGATTATTACCCTTCAACTGATCTACCCAAATCTAGTAGAGATCCAAATACATCTTTCATTACTCTTTGTGATGAGTTTCCAAGCCTATGTTTACTAAACTCTAATTTACTGTCCACACCCTTGCATCTCTGCATTCCCCATTTATGCTATTTCTCCTGCTTTGTTGCTTTGATTTTCctatatttacatttttaagTTGCCTAGATAGCCTATTATTGTAATAGACTACTTGGTCTTCATGGGATCGATATCTTAATTACTACTTGCCAAAATAGTGCGCTTGTAGCTGTGCAACACAAATTGCAGTGTGCTTGGGTTAAAGAGCCTCAGAGAGGACTCAATCTTCTCCCTTAACCCACCCAAGAAGTGGCTAATAGATTTAGATTTGTTCAAATCAGTCATGCACATTACCAAATCAAACTTCTCAAGATATTGTTGAAGTGATCCTTTCTGTTTcacttttttgaattttaatactAGATAGATCTAAGAACACTTATTCCCCAAGTCTCATAGTGACAGTTTCAAAAAAATCATGCCAAGTTATTATCTTTCCCATTTCTCTAGCTTTTAAGAATGTTTGGAACCAATGCAATGCTTTCCCATCCAAATGAATTGAGGCAATTTCACCTTGTTCCCCTCCAAAGTATGATCAATTCCAAAAAAATGTTCAACTTTGTATAACCATTCATTCAAACCCATACCTTCAAACCTTGGAAACTATAATTTCGTATAGTGACCAGCTTGAGAAGAATTCCAACCAAAATGAAGAATACCATTCCCAAAAGAATTACCAACTACAGGTTGATGGGTTTGACAAACTACCTCAGAGTTTTGTAGAGCAATGCCGACAATCAATAGCTTGAGCTCCTTCAATACCTTAAAGTTCTACTCATGAACTTCTTGAATAGCTTTGAAATGTGACAAGTGCTATATTGTGTACATTCCAATGTTATCAATTGAACTTTAAGTTATccttaaaaatgtttttaagcGTGATTAGGCACTTAGTTTGTTGCATTTATACTTTCAAGCAAATTAAACACAACTTGAGCCAAAGAATGAAATTAGGAATGAAAACAGAGCtaaaaacaacaatcaaaataatacacgGACAAAGTACACACCCGTATGCTTGCCCATTTACCTCTTAAACATCGACAAGGTGAAAGTACAGAGAAATAGATGAACCAAGAACATGGCAGTGTACATGACCGTGCACTCCCCAACTCAAGTTCAATCTagagaagaaatggccatgcaACTTATATACATGCTCATGTACATCAAGGAATCAAGGGCAAGGTATTCCAAAGAACTACACGAGCTGGCACTGAAATACACGCTCATGCACATAGCCGT containing:
- the LOC120282761 gene encoding uncharacterized protein LOC120282761; amino-acid sequence: MVTLIEECNALIQKKLPSKLEDPSSFSIPCEIGTTSFERALCDLGESVILMPLSVCKKLDMGELKPTKVFLQLADRSIKHPIGILEDILIKVGKFFIPTDFVVLEMEEDMQIPIILGRPFLATTGSLIDIKNGKLYLTVREEKVEFDLANFFKCSFVESSCCTVDLLEQAIKRKLPKHFSKDPLQLCLAQDNLEDDEDGEIRDYVQLL